The following coding sequences are from one Nicotiana tomentosiformis chromosome 3, ASM39032v3, whole genome shotgun sequence window:
- the LOC104121457 gene encoding zinc finger A20 and AN1 domain-containing stress-associated protein 10-like, producing the protein MTSCDKAENSSLCARGCGFYGNPNNHNICSQFYKAFLKEESAKSAIALSEKLYFLIVDDTVKTENDEGLTMNTKIERCNSCKKKKKINSFKGKRITSCDKAENSSLCARGCGFYGNPSNHNICSQFYKAFLKEESAKSAIALSEKLYFLTVNDTVKTENDDGLTMKTKTEKCKSCKKKVGLVGFSCKCGGMFYRIHRYPEEHACTFNFKSMGRVLLAKENLLCKADKLEYRI; encoded by the exons ATGACTTCTTGTGACAAAGCAGAAAACTCAAGTTTATGCGCAAGGGGTTGCGGCTTCTATGGTAACCCAAACAACCACAACATTTGTTCCCAATTCTATAAAGCTTTCTTGAAAGAAGAATCCGCCAAGAGTGCAATAGCTTTATCTGAAAAGTTATATTttcttattgttgatgatactgTTAAAACTGAAAACGACGAAGGTTTGACGATGAATACGAAAATAGAAAGGTGCAATAGTTGTAAGAAGAAG AAGAAAATTAATTCTTTCAAAGGGAAAAGAATAACTTCTTGTGACAAAGCAGAAAACTCAAGTTTATGTGCAAGGGGTTGCGGCTTCTATGGTAACCCAAGCAATCACAACATTTGTTCCCAATTCTATAAAGCTTTCTTGAAAGAAGAATCTGCCAAGAGTGCAATAGCTTTATCTGAAAAGTTATATTTTCTTACTGTTAATGATACTGTTAAAACTGAAAACGACGATGGTTTGACGATGAAGACGAAGACAGAAAAGTGCAAGAGTTGTAAGAAGAAGGTGGGATTAGTAGGGTTTAGTTGTAAGTGTGGTGGAATGTTTTACAGGATTCATAGGTACCCAGAGGAACATGCATGCACATTCAATTTCAAGTCTATGGGACGTGTGCTTTTGGCTAAGGAAAATCTTCTTTGCAAAGCTGATAAACTTGAGTATAGGATCTAA
- the LOC104121442 gene encoding putative zinc finger A20 and AN1 domain-containing stress-associated protein 8 produces MTSCDKAENSSLCASGCGFYGNPSNHNLCSQCYTAFLKEESAKSAIALSEKLSFLTVDDTVKTKNDDGLTMKTKTQRCKSCKKKVGLVGFSCKCGGMFCRIHRYPEEHACTFNFKSMGRVLLAKENPLCKADKLDYRI; encoded by the coding sequence ATGACTTCATGTGACAAAGCAGAAAACTCAAGTTTATGTGCAAGTGGTTGCGGCTTCTATGGTAACCCAAGCAATCACAACCTTTGTTCCCAATGCTATACAGCTTTCTTGAAAGAAGAATCCGCCAAGAGTGCAATAGCTTTATCTGAAAAGTTATCTTTTCTTACTGTTGATGATACTGTTAAAACTAAAAATGACGATGGTTTGACGATGAAGACGAAGACACAAAGGTGCAAGAGTTGTAAGAAGAAGGTGGGATTAGTAGGGTTTAGTTGTAAGTGTGGTGGAATGTTTTGCAGGATTCATAGGTACCCAGAGGAACATGCATGCACATTCAATTTCAAGTCTATGGGACGTGTGCTTTTGGCTAAGGAAAATCCTCTTTGCAAAGCTGATAAACTTGATTATAGGATCTAA